The Lactuca sativa cultivar Salinas chromosome 2, Lsat_Salinas_v11, whole genome shotgun sequence genome includes the window ATCAGGAACCTCAAGATGTCGAGCACTGACCTTGAAAATGATACTGCCCGATtgaatgacctagcactcctttgTCCAACAATGGTCACTCCAGAAGAGAAGAAGGTGGAACGATACCTCTAGGgactatcatcccagattcaagaTAGTGTGTTGGCCTCAAGACCCActacttttgacagtgccaaggaattcGCACAACAACTTATCGACCATAGGGCCAACCATGGTACTGCGACCACCACCCATGATCAAGCAAGAGGGGGAAGCAATAAAAGAAAATTCTGGAGCAACAAAAAGAAACGGTCAGGACTAGACTCCGCCAAAAAGCAACAGACAGTTGTTGTTCgtgctgccaccactcctgccACTCCAACACCATTAAGGCAATATGTTGGAACCctccccaagtgcaacaagtgcagcttccaccacaccggtgcttgtcgggaaatgcactgcagcaactgcaacaagaagggacatACTGCTCGATTCTGTACAGCGCCAACCCAACCCCTCACTCAAGTCACCGACACTGGAGCAAGTCAATCCTGCTATGCCCGTGGGGAAACGGGGCACTTCAAACGAGACTGCCTAAAGGCACGAAATGCCAATGTTGGGGGTATaggaagagtcctagctataggaTACGGAGAAGCAGTCAAGGACCCCTCGTAATACCATTAGATGAAATTGAAGttaacgagagtctccacttcgtggaggagccggttgaaatcatggatcggaagatcaaaagGACAAAGCAAAGTTGTATTCCTCTCGTGAAGGTCCGTTGGGATGCTAaacgaggacccgaattcacctgGAACGCAaggaccaaatgaaacaaaagtattcGCATCTTTTTCCAAATTCTTGAAGTCCTAGACAAAacgctaattttgggacgaaattccttctgacggggggatgatgtgtTACAACTAGGAATCTGgtgccttgtaaacattgaagaacgataacaaatgtgaaccaacaatgtaaaagcatgtatgatgcttattcaataacaacaaacttccatcaaacactttataaGAGCACATCAAATAGTCAACCAAAGTTTGGAATCCctaaaatcccggtttaagtccattttggactaggatttccttattgggcctaatagaccaataagtttccaatttgatgtctttgggcttagaactcttatatGGACTCTAATTTGGAGCCACCTTCAtttattttagagtaaattacacgaatggtccctgtggtttagtctaaattacacgcttggtccctaacttatttttctaaCTCGGACTGTCCTTAACTTTTAATTATGTAACCCGCCTAGTCCCTATTCTCACATTCCGTCAATTGTTTCCGTTAGACACCCTACGTGCCTTGCACGTTGGGGGTATAAAAGTCTTTTCACATTTCCAACGATCTTCAAATACTAATTTTTCATCAGGATCGAACCTAATTTAGAGTTTCTTTCAATCCTCCATCGTTTGAAGCGGTTACACCTAAGGATGTTCAAATCAAGGATGGTTCAATGCGATTGTGGGCATGCTGCTGTAATTCGGACTTCAACTACTAACAATAATCCAGGAAGACCCTTTTACGCATGTCCAATTAAGATATGTTGTAGTTGAGAATTTTGTAATCGTAACCCTAGATGAGGATATCACTGTATGCGATTATAGGTATTGTAACCGTGGCTTTTGAAATTGACAGGAACCACGTAAAGGATTTATTGCTTGGGTAGATGATGATGAAAAGGATCATGGTGACAGACTGACAATCTCCTGGCTTGTGAGGTTGAACAAGAAGCTGAAAAATGAAAATCTTTTcttgaaaatatgtttatttattaattgggtattgttctTGGTGAtacttgtttacaagttgtaaggtGGGGATGAGTTGTTATTGTAATGGTAAAGTCTTCTGTAATGGTTAGGTTGTAGCAATGTATGTGATGGTATCATTATCTGTAATGGTTAGGTTGTAGCAGTGAATGTGAAGGTATCCTTTTCTGTAATGGTTAAGTTGTGTATGTATTGTAATGCAGATGGTTAAGATTTTTAAGATCAATGAAAATGGTGTTTATGTATTGGTTAGGTTGTCTATGTATTGTAATGCAAATGTACTGTAATGGTTGTAGCAgtgttgtattgattatgttttaAAGTGATGTATAAGCAGCATATTGACCATTAATTAGTACCAAACTATAACAGGGCAATGAGGGTGACATCATAAGAAGAATATAACAATCTAATTTAGTACCAAACTATTATGGAAAATATAAATGTAAAAATCAATATAAACCAAATTATTATCTACCCAATGGTGTATCATAAGAAGAAAACATTCCATTAGTACCAAACTATTACAGGGCAATGAGGGTGACAAACTAGTTCATCCAAAAGTGCCAACATATTGGCTAAAAGAAGTATCAAAATACTGCCCCTATTACAAACTATTCATAAATAATATACCAAAATATTAGCCCTATTACAAGCAGTAACATAACACAATCCATTCATATTTAAAGTAACAAAAGACTAGCCCTATTACAAACCATCAAGTGGTTGCCTTCCCTTTCCCTTTTCCTTTGACTTGTGATTGTCCACCACCCCCACCAACAATTGGTCTTTTCCCTTTGCAGGTTCTTGCATTGTGACCAACATTGTTACACTTCGTACATGTTACTGATCTATGGGCCCTCGATGCTGTGTTTCCTCTAACAAAGTCCTCCTTTTCCACAATTGATATTGTTCTCTTCTTCTTTGGTCTTCCTATGGGAACACGATGATTTGGAGGCAACAGAGTTGTTGGTATAGCTGACTTCTCCCACATGGACCTTCCATTGATTGGAGTAACCTTAAAAGAATACATCTCTTTCCAGCTTGATAACCAGTAACATGGATGCACAAATGATTCTGGGATTCCCACATCTTTGTCATTCCTCCCCATGTCCCAAATAGCAGCCACACCATGTTTGCATGGAATTCCTGTTAATTCCCACCTTTTGCACGTGCAACTTTGTTGACCTACATCCACAATACACTGATCTTGCCATGGTCCAACAACTTGATATTTTCCAGCACCACAAAATGTTGCAACATACTGTTCTGCCTTACTCTTTATCTTATCCAATATTGTTGTAGCTGTAGGAGTCAAAGGACCTACAACTTTCTGAATTTCCTTGTCAACTTTGACTATCTTCTTCATAATGTACTCTCTGATGAACTCAATGCAGTTAATAATTGGTGCATCACGACCATCTTCTATCTTGCTGTTGAATGCTTCACACAGGTTATTAGTTAGAGCATCACAATGTGCTCTCCCTGAACATAAACAAGTTCTATGTCAGTATTCAATTTACCTTCTTTTAAAATTATTAAGTAGAGATCGAAAGTCATTATACCAGTAAAGTGGGAGCGAGCCCAACTTTGAGGAGGTATTTGTTTCAGCCACTCATAAGCATCATTGTTAAGCTTCTTTAGTTTTTCCATTGCTTGATGAAAGTGTTGTACATTAGAGGTCGTGGCACATTCCCAAAGAAGATCCTTGAACACCTTTCCCCTCCAGTTCTTTTTCATGTTGTCGTGTATGTGACGAAGACAATAGCGATGCTCTGCACATGGAAATAGTGTTGCAATCGCAGGCAACAAACCCCTAGCAATAGTAACATGTTTGTATGTTAGTATAACTGCATCAatagtataaaactataaaacctaGTTTGGATAGGTTCTAATACCTTTTGTCTGTCACTCATAAACGTGAaattggaatttgttcccaaacctAAGTCATCACCCAAATTACTTAAAAACCAAGTCCAAGAATTCAATGTTTCTGATTCAACCACAACATAGGCTAAAGGATATATCCCATTATTACCATCCAATGCCTTTGATAAGAAACATAAATTACCAGAAAACATTGGTCAGTTAACACtacttaaaataaagaacatacaATACAAAAAGAAATAAGAAGATCTTACCACAGCAGACAAAACTTGGCCTGGATATGGACGTTTCACGAAGGCTCCATCAAGTCCAAGAAAGTCCCTTCTTCCCGCTGCAAAACCTCGCTTCAAAGCTCCAATGCAAACATAGATACGCCTGAATATTCTTGTCTCAACAGTTGGATTCGCTTcactttcaacatcaattttaaccGTAGTATCTGGGTTACGTGCTTGTACCTCTAAAACATAGTCCCTTAACAACCTGTATTGGCTGGCATAATCTCCTTGAACATTCTTTAAAGCTTGCTGCTTTGCCCTAAAAGTTTTCATATGCGAAATGTCCATCTGGTACTCACGTTGGAGTTGCTCTCGTAAAGCCCTAATAGGAATCTTTGGGTTTGTCTCAATAACTTGTACTATATGCTCTGAAAGGAACTTATAGTCACATGCTTTGACTTTCCTTGTTTGTAGACATCGATGCTCCTTCGTGTATGTCTTAACCATCCAATCTATGTCACGCTTCCACTTACTACAATATATAACCCATGGGCATTTCTCTTCTTCATTAGTAGCAAGATTTGGTATAGTGCCCTTACACACAAACCTAACCCTATTCTTATCATTTTTCTCTAATTGTATTTCCCTTCTTGTCCTTATGGAATGTAGTTTCACATGTGTCTTAAAGTCCTTAGATGAACTGAAAGTTTGAAAAATGTAGAAGGGCTCACTAACCAAAGCTGCATCATTTTCATAAGCCCTCTGTATGGCCCTAATAGTTTTCCTTCGCTTACCATCATTTGCCTCATCTGATGAAGACCCGGACAACAAAACCTCTGTGTTGATCACTTCTAAGTCACCTTGTTGTGTATCTTCAGGTACATTACTTTCAGAAGAACCTCCAACCCATTCTACATCCTTGTCAATGTTCATATGGAAATCTTTCATATCCACATCAACATCATGTATGAGATTGTCCTCATCAATAAAAAAATCACTATCTTCACTCTCACTATCATCATCAAACTCATCATTTCCACTGCCATTGTTGTGTCCACTACCATCATAATCATCCTCATTCTCTACATTCATTTCAAATTCAATATGGTCGACCAAAGATGGTTCTTTGTCCAAATGACTATCATTCTCAACTTCTGTTAGGTCTGGAACACTCTCATGCTCAATTGGAGAGTCATTCCACTCCAAAAACAACTGTTTGGAGCAAGCTGGGGGCTCTTTATTTTCAACAATTTTAACCTTACTAGGGTTGGGGGACATAGAATAAGTATGTAAATTTGTTTTCCCATGctcaatatatacatctattagcTTATGGTTAGCAACATACGTACCCAGATGATGAACATCCTGATCTGAACCCAAAGCAAATAACCCAAAATCCAAATCGCCAAATGGTCTCAGGAAATGATAATAGAGTAGTGTTTCGTCTGAATCAATATGCCCAAGTTCCTCCATAATCTCGTCAATGTCGTGAATGGAAAAGGTGTCAATGTCTAGTAAATCAACATAATTTTGCTTGCCTTTGATGTACTTTCTTCCAGGGAACTTTGTAAACTGTCCACCATGGTGTAATCGGACAGAGAATATCGTCGGATGTCCGACTGTATATTCACGGAAAGATTGGTTAGTCACATTTTTCTTTTTAAGTTACTAACTGATTGAGGGAGTAAACACTTACCATATCTACGAGCAACGTCAATCTCGTCCATGGTAGCACGTATCCTCCAAGGCGCCATCGTCGTTTTCAAATGTAGGGTTCTTTCGATCAAGGGTTTTCAAGGGTTTTCAAAGGGTTTTCAAAGGTTTTGTCTGTGAAGCTTGTGTCTGATCACGTTGATCAACGATACGTCCTTTTTTTTCTTGGCGGTATAACATTAGATATGTGAAAAGACTTTTATACCCCCAACGTGCAAGGCACGTGGGGTGTCTAACGGAAACAATTGACGGAATGTGAGAATAGGTACTAGGCGGGTTACATAATTAAAAGTTGAGGACAGTCCGAGTTAGAAAAATAAtttagggaccaagcgtgtaatttacactaaaccacagggaccattcgcgtaatttactctttattttaacattttgggccctattgggcctaaaatgaaataaaataccctaatgggcTCTTTTGGGCCATAAAAAATCTAATtaacctaatggaccaataagcttccaatttgactatcctGAACACAGAACTCTCAAATGGgtcctaattggacccatatacatgaaaattAATAATTTGGGCTTTACAAGcctaaaataaactaggttaactttaatgggccttattgggtcacaacaaatttaaattagccctaatgggtcataaaaatcatactttgatttatttggggccaaaaatcatctaagTGAATCATAAGATGGGCCTAAGAGAAAAAGCCCAATTTTCTTCTTTTCCCATCCCCTCTTCTCGGCACAACAACCCAAAATAGAAGAGGGTTGACTTCCATTTGCCACCTCACATTTACCCATAGGCCGTCCATGCATATAactcatatctccatgcaaccATCACTTCATCTAGTCTCTCTTCTCCTCTCTTTTTCTCTCGACCGAaacaacacaaacacacacacacacacacatttcactcaaactctctcaaagagGCTCTCTTCATTCTTCATCAAATTTTTTTTCGAGATTTAGAGCTTGATAAGGAGTTTCTTCCACAAAAAATCATCATTCAAGGTAAGTGTAtgtttggatctatgatctagattcgttgttttatcaaaatatctTCCTAGTCTATCCAAACTCATAATCACCATCTTAGAAACAcctaagttcgagatcctccaagGAAAGCTTACTAGGCCAAGATTTGCACCAaacttcttcatttctctcttctaaaccgaaaccacaactcaaggtgagcttcatacccctctcttttcggttttcatatcttttacgggggagaatacaagaaaatgtgtatatctatgtgtatgtgtatgctatgtgtgattttatgcatgtatgtatgattttatgtgtttttgtgatgaacATGTAACTAAAAAGGGGTGttaactcgagatctatgacatgagaaagtaaaaaaacatgatctaagttattttacaccaaacaagtcaagaataataaATTATAAGATTGTGTTAAATATACttcaacataaaacccatttttgggcttaaagtGTCAAATATACAAAAAATTGGGTTAAAAGTTGCCAAATCATGGTTTCTtaagggtcaaaagagtcaaaatagtttcaataattgtttttctgaatattaaaattttcaaaggacttgaaatgtaaatttttagcttaatgggttAATTTTGGGCATTTCGGCCCAATAGGCCAaaaaaattgcgaaaaatgacAATTAAATGGGCTGAAATGAAAATTTCTTCAAATCAGGGGATAAAAAGTATAacaaaactatttcaagggtcaaaagTGCTTTTCATTTCCAAGAAGGataaaaaatgcaaagtttttggattttgggccaaaactgtaaaaattgcgaaaagttGGGTTTTAAATCAAAAATACTATTCTGAAAGGGGTGAAactgttaaaaaaataagttttgagttaaAACTATCATTTAAACAAATTtatgatgcaaaagtgtcaagaaaatattttaagggctaaaaatgtcctttcttttatataaaggactaaaactgTCATTTTTTAAAAAAGGAAGGTGTTGAAAAGGTCAAACCACTGTTTTAGGCTAATCATTTCATTAAGTCAAATACAAAACCACGACTTACGAAAAATTGAAAGACGAATACACGTTTaactccaaatatcgttataaacaaatcGATCGGTCTCGAATCGATACAAAAACAACAAACGTTAAATCGAACCCTACAAAAGATATGTGATACCTAAGACGAGTAATtattcaaactttgggcttgaaagtttcaaatcatgcttgttggaccttgcaagtccattaacatgatctttaggGCCAAAGGGATAACGTTTAGTCTCCTATGGCCCGATTccatataaaaggactttcaatggctttcaTGTGCTAATGAACCCTAGTGGTCTATTAATCTTGCTagtaaggtcaaagtaatcaaatgcgagatgGACCAACGATTCTTTCGCATCCCCGACGGCCTAAAGTAAACTCACGGAAGTAGCAGGATTTGTACTCCTCTTTTCCTCATTTGCAAGGCTTATGAGTAATCAACGTAAACAGATTCAGGGCGATAATCGAGAGTAATcaaggtggttggattaagtgagttgTAACGGGCGGTGCCTCTAAGGATCGTTCATAAacggtagttataaactagtcattactAATGCATGGTTGTAACAACTCGCAAACCTTAATTAACCCAACCCCACCTGAGTAATCAAGGAAGAGTAAACAGAATCATTCAATGCAGCGGTATAACAATTTGAGAAATCATGGAATTTTATGTATTTGGAAAAtgtcgggttttccggggaagttcaacattttcacttgtacgTTTAATACTAAGTTCTTCAATTGttcatgttttgaaatcatcatgcatattgtacagatcttcacactttttttacaatggtcttttcagaaaatatcggattttctgggttttacaaactacacaaatcattttaacacaacatacttatgaactcaccaacattttatatgttgactgtttttttcaaaataacttgtattctccggtaacaggtaagctgaggaatTAGTACCAAGTGTGTTAGGGTGTTTTTGCTTTTGAAATCTATCAAACAATATATGTATGGATTtgaaatgttaaaacaatgtacttgatgtgaacaattccagttcaAATacattgatgcatggtgatgtttatgttatgattcatgtatattcattgtgatgatattcaatttaagtcacgcgagccctcagacgtttccgccgtctggttcgggggtgtgacatgatgtgacaaccgtcataTTCCGAtcgagtcaaagtcaaataaagtcaaaaggtcaaaccagtcaactcatctaacccttgtatattagggtttacattatgttactattgtacaactcgctattttaataagaagttattacttggaaagttcgtacgttcagaaattctaaaccctaatcggggtaagtgatgaaactattcgataaaacattattccataCCCCTCGGGGACGTATAACAATcataacaaggcttaacggggtgtacgaaccttgcgttgcgaagctaaacatccaaaaaggtcacaaacgaagtctctctctcccaaatctctcccaaattttAAGGGAAATATTTGCCTAAGAATAAACACATTTTAAGGGAAATATttgcctaagaataaaatctagttgGTAAGAtattgaggtggagtgttgactttacctttaagtcatgacacaagcaaccccattcACTATTCCTCCATACTTAGTCAACAAGTTGTCCTTTCACCCTTTTTCACCAGCCATAACCAGATCAAAGGACTTGAAATCTTTACTTCTCTCCCCATATTATTCACTCTTTCTCAAGAAGACtcaaacccatttctctctctctctctcactttccctctctaaaactcgaaattAAAGGCTATTCATGAGCATTTCCCTTCAAGTTTGGTAAGTAACTTCATCCTACATTTGATTATCTTTCATCCTTTCACTCAAATCAAggattccttacacaaatatcatcatatttttaCTAGATCTTCGAGTCCTCAagtatctcccaagtgttcttgacttgaaactccttttcttcatcatccatcaaCTGAAATcaatcaaggtgagttcatacccccacattttcacTCAAATAGTTctggtttatacctttaaaatgactacttgcacatgtccatacgatttttctataatttatggtgatttttacaaaactgcctatcactgtagctacgaaTTCGGACCTGTccgtgaatatgaacattttcacaccagTTAGaggcttctaaaaatcataataaaatttttgaataaactagacacattttctaaagTCTCAGAGTTTGTGGATATAGTTTTCaatttcgtatgatttttctgtgatttttctAAATCAGTGCAGAAATGGTAAAAACGAATTTACAAATTACAACTTtaataacactttgtaacatgttgagcaaagtatAAATCTTTGATGGCTTCATATTTAGCATGTGTTTTCTGTTGGGATGTGATTATATTATAGAAAAATGTTCGCTAAATTGTAAGAGCACTTTATTAGTACAATTAATGCATGATGAAGCATAGTAAATATAGTTATGTTTTGCTACATATTCAACTTACACAGAAAAAGGAATACTATacgttacaaacattttcataaactataataggtatagtttatgttataTATACATCACGAAAGAGTACATTTctacaaaaaggggttttcaATTTCACactacgtaaatctgttaatgaataaattgtgagacattcgcttcacgttATTTCCAAAGTAGCACAACAAAAGTTCTgtaattataaccagaatctattgtagggagaacatgatagttgtttatagatctatattgggtctgataAACCCGCACCTTATTTggatgcaacagctagaccggtaggtctggggtgacaaatgtcattaacattctgacgcctgaagaacgtcgtatacaAAGCCGActaagtcatagtatggttataataactcacatggggtattaacaaaacataagatttatgGGATTTCCATTTAAACTAAcaagtttatgtcgatttaaacttgcatgatTTACAAGTTATATGGAAGATACTAGTACATTATTAGTCTTGGCATTTAAGAGCACAACactttttaaaaggaaaatattggatttttcttgaacaACCATTACTTTTACAAGGAAGGATTACATCATTTccttcaaaagcttatgaactcaccaacttaaatgttgacactttttcaaaactacttgtattctcaggaaatcaggaAAACAGGTAATCAGCTGCTTTTGAGGATGAAACGCCAAGGCGTCAAACATTGTAtatttgtcaacataatgtaattgatttagaaacatgtaCACTTATACtacgatgtaactttttcaattatatttatgttggttgtttttactttgagcactattatactcgttgttgtgatactatacatgaagtcctccacccccgggcgtttccgtcatccttggtttgggggtgtgatagtttATATAACTATgtccagtccgatgtcattggtCGCGTACCAATAACATCCgactggggggacttgatgatatatggtccactACCGTGGCCTAGATTGCTCTAGCATGCCATCCTGGCCTGGCGCTCTCCTGCCAGCCCGGCATGGCGTTCCCTTGCCAGCCTTGTTGGGGACTCTCCTCCCAGCCCGGCGTGGCGCTCCCTTGCCTGGCGTCCCCTTCCTGGTCTTTCCTGGTGTGCGCTCGTCGGCCCTGCCTAGGGCGCGCCCACCATCCCTGCCCGGCGCCTTCGGGCCGCCTTGCCTAGCTCCTTGCTACTTGGGCCTGAATTAGGCTGccccaaggcctgacctaattctCCTTGACCTAGTTGTCCCTTATAAATAGAATAGTGCCTCCTCCATTAAGGAGAAATTTCCCAAGGGACCTTTCCCTGGACTCTTCCCCCGTGGCTTAGCCGCCACTATACTCCGGTCGGGTGGCTTAGCCGCCACCCGCCGCCCTCAGCCACTATACAccaccaccagcaccaagatggttctctccagctatggaggaccatctcagatcttctaGATGATCTAACTTGATCGTCAGAGTTTGCTCCCAAGGCACAGTCCCTAGGACAGCTCTAATGCATCACTCTAATCATGACTAGCAGATCTCCACCGCAGCATAAGACCAGAAGACTCGTCGGAGGTCGATGTCGCATCATGTACAATCACGCCGATGCCTTCCCACGATCGTCGAaactacctgaaacatataacacataacacggtaaacacaaagtttagtgagttccctaaaataccatacatatctcattttccactcgaggctataacactataagaccctccggtctatgtgTATCAGTAGGACCCTCCAATCCCAACTCAATAAACTCCTCAAACAATATTCAGCATATATCACAAATACATAATGTAGAATAGTAAAATATACAGATAACACATAAGATAACTCGATTACACGAAGATACCACacttggtaagtatagtgagaagactcaccttgcaagaAGTCATCAAAACTTGAACTCAATCACCAATCTAGCCACCACCTAACATACACAACAATTATCCCGAATTAATCATGACTCTCAAGAGGCTATAGTGTCTCACAgaagggaaaaagaccattttacccctcaatggCCCTAAATGTCCATAAATgacccaaaccctaaagtcaacaaaagttaacGGCAGTCAGTACACGTACTCAGCTGCCAGGCAGATATCGGGGATGAGCGACCCATACGCTGCGCGTACcgggattacgcccggcgtacgcTCCAGTTTCACTCCTCTCATTTGTTTGGTCTTAACTAGTTGAGACCTTGGATCCAATCTCAGATCTAGACCCTCTAATAGCTCTTAACATATAAAGTCagggactttaagcctttgcatgccTGGAAAGGTCCCAAACACATAAAACGTTCCTCCTCTTATGGCAAAAAgcacatatctcatgcatggcttgatccCAACGTCCAAGATAGaatttttatgactctacaccACTAAATATACTCATATGGGTGGATCATGGTCTCTGGAGTACAATttcacataaagtctccaacttttgggacaaaaccctagaaTACTCTACTAAGAAGCAAAAAGCAGAAGAATGAGAAATATCCgatctttatacctcaaaatgaagctccaCACTAAGataagtccagatccaaggcctgagatccc containing:
- the LOC128132313 gene encoding uncharacterized protein LOC128132313, producing MEKLKKLNNDAYEWLKQIPPQSWARSHFTGRAHCDALTNNLCEAFNSKIEDGRDAPIINCIEFIREYIMKKIVKVDKEIQKVVGPLTPTATTILDKIKSKAEQYVATFCGAGKYQVVGPWQDQCIVDVGQQSCTCKRWELTGIPCKHGVAAIWDMGRNDKDVGIPESFVHPCYWLSSWKEMYSFKVTPINGRSMWEKSAIPTTLLPPNHRVPIGRPKKKRTISIVEKEDFVRGNTASRAHRSVTCTKCNNVGHNARTCKGKRPIVGGGGGQSQVKGKGKGKATT